Proteins encoded together in one Pantoea sp. CCBC3-3-1 window:
- the hemN gene encoding oxygen-independent coproporphyrinogen III oxidase: protein MIEWDQNLIQKYNVSGPRYTSYPTALEFHQDYDESAFIHASQRYPDRPLSLYIHIPFCHRLCYFCGCNKVITRHPHKVDDYLQALAVEIKARSTLFRHRIVTQMHWGGGTPTYLSKAQITRLIDLLKQHFTFSDNAELSIEVDPREIELDVLDHLYAAGFTRLSMGVQDFNKEVQEKVNRIQDEETIVALLQRAKRLGFTSTNLDLIYGLPKQTPESFAFTLQKVVSLKPDRLSVFNYAHMPMLFAAQRKIKEADLPDTQQKLTILQQSVAFLTKEGYQFIGMDHFARPDDELAIAQREGRLHRNFQGYTTQGDTDLLGMGVSAISMIGDSYAQNQKELKSWYAAVAAQKTALWRGVKLTEDDCLRREVIKTLMCNFSLEFSRFETAERPFQRYFAEDLALLAPFIEDGLVECHRDGLQVTPQGRMLVRNICMCFDVYLRQKARRQQFSRVI, encoded by the coding sequence ATGATTGAGTGGGATCAGAACCTGATCCAAAAGTATAACGTCTCCGGACCTCGCTACACTTCTTATCCTACCGCGCTGGAATTTCATCAGGACTATGACGAGTCCGCTTTCATACATGCCAGCCAGCGTTATCCCGATCGCCCGCTCTCACTGTATATTCATATTCCCTTTTGTCACCGGCTTTGCTATTTCTGCGGCTGCAATAAGGTTATCACCCGACATCCGCATAAAGTCGATGACTACTTGCAGGCGCTGGCCGTTGAAATTAAAGCGCGTTCCACGTTGTTCAGGCACCGTATCGTCACGCAAATGCACTGGGGAGGCGGCACGCCCACTTACTTGAGCAAAGCGCAGATAACCCGGTTAATCGATCTGTTGAAGCAACATTTTACCTTTAGTGATAACGCTGAGTTATCCATTGAAGTGGATCCGCGCGAGATTGAGCTGGATGTTCTGGACCATCTTTACGCCGCGGGTTTTACCCGCCTGAGCATGGGCGTGCAGGATTTTAATAAAGAAGTGCAGGAGAAGGTTAATCGCATTCAGGATGAAGAGACCATTGTCGCTCTGCTTCAGCGTGCGAAACGGCTGGGGTTCACTTCGACCAATCTGGATCTGATTTATGGCTTACCAAAGCAAACCCCGGAAAGCTTTGCTTTTACGCTACAGAAGGTTGTCAGCCTGAAGCCGGATCGGCTCAGCGTATTTAACTATGCGCATATGCCGATGCTTTTCGCCGCCCAGCGTAAAATCAAAGAGGCCGATCTGCCTGACACTCAGCAAAAGCTGACGATTTTGCAGCAGTCCGTCGCCTTTCTGACGAAAGAAGGCTATCAGTTTATCGGCATGGATCACTTTGCGCGTCCTGATGATGAACTGGCGATAGCCCAACGAGAAGGGCGTCTGCACCGCAACTTCCAGGGATATACCACTCAGGGCGACACGGATTTACTGGGGATGGGCGTTTCAGCAATTAGTATGATCGGCGACAGCTATGCACAGAATCAAAAAGAGCTGAAAAGCTGGTATGCCGCAGTCGCAGCGCAGAAAACCGCGCTCTGGCGTGGCGTAAAGCTTACGGAAGATGACTGTCTGCGGCGAGAGGTCATTAAAACGTTGATGTGTAATTTTTCTCTGGAATTTTCCCGTTTTGAAACGGCAGAAAGACCATTTCAGCGCTATTTTGCGGAAGATTTGGCGCTGCTGGCGCCTTTTATTGAAGATGGGCTGGTGGAATGCCACAGAGACGGCCTCCAGGTCACGCCTCAGGGGCGAATGCTGGTCAGGAATATCTGCATGTGCTTTGACGTTTACCTGCGTCAGAAGGCGCGCAGGCAGCAATTCTCGCGGGTCATCTGA
- the yihI gene encoding Der GTPase-activating protein YihI: MKQPAREPQKKKPAAKRKTRDEINTEARDRKRDKKHRGNASGSRANPVTAENKNGGKNKDQDPRIGSKKPVALGAAAAQAQPAKKSVKPAKAAVEKKPKLAPEEELAMLENDERLDELLDRLEKGETLKAEDQAWLDQTLDRIDVLMEQLGIALDDDVEDEEAEEDMYRLLKGGN, from the coding sequence ATGAAACAACCTGCACGCGAGCCCCAGAAGAAAAAACCGGCGGCCAAACGCAAAACGCGCGATGAAATCAACACGGAAGCACGCGATCGTAAACGTGATAAAAAACATCGCGGTAACGCATCGGGAAGTCGTGCCAATCCAGTGACGGCTGAAAATAAAAACGGCGGAAAAAACAAAGATCAGGATCCCCGTATCGGCAGCAAAAAGCCCGTTGCGTTGGGCGCCGCGGCGGCACAGGCCCAGCCAGCGAAAAAAAGCGTCAAGCCAGCCAAAGCTGCGGTAGAAAAAAAACCGAAGCTGGCGCCGGAAGAAGAACTGGCCATGCTGGAAAATGACGAGCGCCTGGATGAGCTGCTGGATCGTCTGGAAAAAGGCGAAACCTTAAAAGCAGAAGATCAGGCATGGCTTGATCAAACGCTCGATCGCATCGATGTGCTGATGGAGCAGCTCGGCATCGCGCTGGATGATGATGTTGAAGATGAAGAAGCAGAAGAAGACATGTATCGCTTGTTGAAAGGCGGCAACTGA
- the yihA gene encoding ribosome biogenesis GTP-binding protein YihA/YsxC translates to MSGWNYHVTHFVTSAPDIRHLPPDLGIEVAFAGRSNAGKSSALNTLTNQKSLARTSKTPGRTQLINLFQVAEGYRLVDLPGYGYAEVPEEMKLKWQRALAEYLQQRECLKGLVVLMDIRHPLKDLDQQMIQWAVQSGIQVLVLLTKADKLASGARKAQLNLVREAAKGFVGDVQVEMFSSLKKIGVDKLRFKLDDWFREIPPATEADFPAE, encoded by the coding sequence TTGTCTGGCTGGAATTATCACGTTACCCATTTTGTCACCAGCGCACCTGACATTCGTCACCTTCCACCCGATCTGGGTATTGAAGTTGCCTTTGCCGGACGTTCTAACGCGGGCAAGTCCAGCGCGCTGAATACGCTGACCAATCAGAAAAGCCTGGCCCGTACCAGTAAGACGCCAGGAAGGACGCAGCTAATCAATCTGTTCCAGGTTGCTGAAGGCTATCGTCTGGTCGATTTACCCGGTTACGGCTACGCCGAAGTCCCGGAAGAGATGAAGCTGAAATGGCAGCGCGCGCTGGCAGAATACCTGCAACAGCGTGAGTGTCTGAAAGGGTTAGTCGTACTGATGGACATTCGCCATCCGCTGAAAGATCTCGATCAGCAGATGATTCAGTGGGCAGTGCAGAGCGGCATTCAGGTGCTGGTACTCTTAACCAAGGCTGACAAACTCGCTTCCGGTGCCCGTAAAGCTCAGCTGAATCTGGTACGTGAAGCGGCAAAAGGCTTTGTCGGTGATGTGCAGGTTGAGATGTTCTCATCCCTGAAAAAGATTGGAGTGGATAAGCTGCGCTTTAAGCTGGATGACTGGTTCAGAGAAATCCCCCCTGCGACAGAAGCAGATTTTCCCGCGGAGTAA
- the polA gene encoding DNA polymerase I produces MAQIAENPLILVDGSSYLYRAYHAFPPLTNSAGEPTGAMYGVLNMLRSLLLQYKPSHVAVVFDAKGKTFRDELFEHYKSHRPPMPDDLRAQIEPLHNMVRAMGLPLLAVSGVEADDVIGTLALEAGRKGIPVLISTGDKDMAQLVTPDITLINTMNNAILGPEEVITKYGIPPSLIIDFLALMGDSSDNIPGVPGVGEKTAQALLQGLGGIKDIYENLDKVAELSFRGAKTMAAKLEQNKEVAFLSYQLATIKTDVQLDLTCEELTVSEPAVGELVGLFRHYEFKRWIADLEEGKWLQGKKSHPAAQKALVEQVEEQPIATSTLSSDGYVTILDEATFDSWLDKLQSSALFAFDLETDSLDTLSANIVGISFAVAPGEAAYLPVAHDYLDAPAQLDRQSVLARLKPLLENSDLLKVGQNLKYDRGVLKNYDIELQGIKFDTMLESYALNSVAGRHDMDTLASRWLNHKTVTFEEIAGKGKKQLTFNQIALEQAAHYAAEDADVTLQLHLKMWPELEKEQGPKQVFEEIEMPLVSVISRIERNGVLIDQGILAKHSQELTTRLAELELKAHELAGEPFNLSSTKQLQTILFEKQGIKATKKTPGGAPSTSEEVLAELALDYPLPKVILEHRGLSKLKSTYTDKLPLMINPLTGRVHTSYHQAVTATGRLSSTDPNLQNIPVRNDEGRRIRQAFIASKDHQIVAADYSQIELRIMAHLSQDKGLLSAFSEGQDIHRATAAEVFGMALDKVTGEQRRSAKAINFGLIYGMSAFGLSRQLNIGAGEAKKYMDLYFERYPGVLEYMESTRQQAAEKGYVSTLDGRRLYLPDIKASNAMRRKAAERAAINAPMQGTAADIIKKAMIAVDEWLTPQKKPEVKMIMQVHDELVFEVKTSEVEAATAKIRQLMEGSMLLDVPLRVDVGVGNNWDEAH; encoded by the coding sequence ATGGCACAAATTGCAGAAAACCCGCTTATTCTTGTGGATGGATCTTCTTACCTTTATCGCGCTTATCACGCGTTCCCTCCACTGACCAATAGCGCCGGTGAGCCTACTGGAGCGATGTACGGCGTGCTGAATATGCTGCGCAGCCTGCTGTTGCAATATAAGCCCAGCCACGTTGCTGTGGTTTTTGATGCCAAAGGTAAAACGTTCCGTGACGAATTGTTTGAGCATTATAAATCCCACCGTCCACCGATGCCGGATGATTTGCGGGCTCAAATCGAGCCTCTGCATAATATGGTCAGGGCGATGGGACTGCCCTTGCTGGCGGTATCGGGTGTAGAAGCAGACGATGTTATTGGGACGCTGGCGCTGGAGGCTGGCCGTAAAGGGATACCGGTTCTGATCAGTACGGGTGATAAAGATATGGCGCAGCTGGTGACGCCAGATATCACGCTGATCAACACCATGAATAACGCCATCCTTGGCCCTGAAGAAGTGATCACCAAATACGGTATCCCGCCTTCGCTCATTATCGATTTTCTGGCATTAATGGGTGACTCCTCGGATAACATCCCGGGTGTGCCCGGCGTGGGAGAGAAAACAGCCCAGGCCTTACTACAGGGACTCGGTGGTATCAAAGATATCTATGAGAACCTTGATAAGGTCGCTGAGCTTTCTTTCCGCGGTGCAAAAACCATGGCCGCTAAACTTGAGCAAAACAAAGAGGTCGCTTTCCTTTCTTATCAGCTAGCGACCATCAAAACCGATGTACAGTTAGATCTCACCTGCGAGGAACTCACGGTCAGTGAGCCTGCCGTCGGGGAACTTGTTGGTCTGTTCCGCCATTACGAATTTAAACGCTGGATCGCTGACCTTGAAGAAGGCAAGTGGCTTCAGGGCAAAAAGAGTCATCCGGCCGCTCAGAAAGCGCTGGTCGAACAGGTTGAAGAGCAACCCATTGCGACCAGTACGCTTTCCTCCGATGGGTATGTCACCATTCTTGATGAAGCGACTTTCGACAGCTGGCTGGATAAGTTACAGAGCAGCGCGCTGTTTGCCTTCGACCTGGAAACCGACTCACTTGATACGCTGAGCGCCAACATTGTCGGCATTTCTTTTGCAGTAGCGCCAGGCGAAGCTGCTTATCTGCCGGTGGCGCATGATTATCTGGATGCGCCAGCGCAGTTGGATCGCCAAAGCGTGCTGGCACGTCTGAAACCCTTACTGGAAAACAGCGATTTGTTGAAAGTCGGGCAAAACCTGAAGTATGACCGCGGCGTGTTAAAAAATTACGATATCGAACTACAAGGCATTAAATTCGATACCATGCTGGAATCCTACGCGCTGAATAGCGTGGCAGGACGACATGATATGGACACATTGGCATCACGCTGGCTTAATCATAAAACGGTGACCTTCGAAGAGATCGCCGGGAAGGGTAAAAAGCAGCTGACGTTCAATCAAATCGCGCTGGAGCAGGCAGCGCATTATGCGGCGGAAGATGCGGATGTGACGCTACAGCTGCATCTGAAAATGTGGCCTGAACTGGAAAAAGAGCAGGGTCCGAAGCAGGTATTTGAAGAGATTGAAATGCCTCTGGTTTCGGTAATCTCGCGTATTGAACGCAACGGGGTGCTGATCGATCAGGGGATTCTGGCTAAACATTCGCAGGAACTAACCACGCGACTGGCGGAGCTGGAGTTAAAGGCGCATGAGCTGGCAGGCGAGCCGTTCAACCTCTCGTCAACAAAGCAGCTGCAAACTATCCTCTTTGAAAAACAAGGTATTAAGGCGACCAAAAAAACGCCTGGCGGCGCGCCTTCCACTTCAGAAGAAGTTCTGGCCGAGCTGGCGCTGGATTATCCACTGCCAAAAGTGATCCTGGAGCATCGTGGCCTTTCGAAGCTGAAATCGACCTATACCGATAAGCTGCCGCTGATGATTAATCCGTTAACAGGACGCGTTCACACTTCTTACCACCAGGCAGTGACGGCCACGGGCCGTCTTTCCTCTACCGATCCTAACCTGCAAAATATCCCGGTTCGTAATGATGAGGGACGACGCATTCGTCAGGCTTTTATTGCCTCAAAAGATCATCAAATTGTTGCTGCGGACTATTCTCAGATTGAGCTGCGCATCATGGCTCATCTCTCTCAGGATAAAGGGTTACTGAGCGCCTTCTCTGAAGGTCAGGATATCCACCGCGCCACCGCAGCAGAAGTATTTGGTATGGCACTGGATAAAGTTACCGGTGAACAGCGACGCAGTGCTAAGGCAATCAACTTCGGTCTGATTTATGGCATGAGCGCCTTCGGTCTTTCACGTCAGTTAAATATTGGTGCCGGCGAAGCGAAGAAGTATATGGATCTCTACTTTGAACGCTACCCTGGCGTGCTGGAGTATATGGAAAGTACCCGCCAGCAGGCGGCAGAAAAAGGTTATGTTTCCACGCTCGATGGGCGTCGTCTCTATCTGCCAGATATTAAAGCCAGCAATGCGATGCGTCGTAAGGCGGCAGAGCGTGCGGCAATTAACGCACCTATGCAGGGAACGGCTGCCGATATTATCAAAAAGGCGATGATTGCCGTTGATGAATGGCTGACGCCACAGAAGAAACCTGAAGTGAAAATGATCATGCAGGTTCACGATGAACTGGTGTTTGAAGTTAAAACATCGGAAGTGGAAGCCGCAACGGCAAAAATTCGCCAGTTAATGGAAGGGAGTATGCTGCTGGATGTACCGCTTCGCGTTGATGTTGGAGTGGGCAATAACTGGGATGAAGCGCATTAA
- the dsbA gene encoding thiol:disulfide interchange protein DsbA: MKKIFMALMGMVLAFSASAAQFNEGQQYRSLQKPVTGEPQVLEFFSFYCPHCYEFERVWHVSDTVKKSLPANTKVTKYHVEFLGGEMGKTVTQAWAVAMALGVEDKVTAPIFDGIQKTQTINDPSSLKDAFVKAARIKPEEYDAAWNSFVVKSLVAQQEKAAADVELQGVPAMFVNGKFMVNNGGLDTSSMDNYVQQYANVVKYLLTQK; encoded by the coding sequence ATGAAGAAGATTTTTATGGCACTGATGGGTATGGTTCTGGCTTTCAGCGCCTCTGCTGCCCAGTTCAACGAGGGCCAGCAATACCGTAGTCTCCAGAAACCCGTCACCGGCGAGCCTCAGGTTCTGGAGTTTTTCTCATTCTATTGTCCGCACTGCTATGAATTCGAGCGTGTTTGGCACGTCAGTGATACCGTGAAGAAAAGCCTGCCAGCCAACACCAAAGTGACGAAATACCACGTCGAATTCTTAGGTGGCGAGATGGGTAAAACGGTTACGCAGGCGTGGGCTGTGGCGATGGCGCTGGGTGTGGAAGACAAAGTTACCGCGCCAATTTTTGATGGCATCCAGAAAACGCAGACCATCAACGATCCGTCATCCCTGAAAGACGCGTTTGTTAAAGCGGCACGTATTAAGCCTGAGGAGTATGACGCTGCCTGGAATAGCTTCGTGGTCAAATCTTTGGTTGCACAACAAGAGAAAGCTGCGGCAGATGTTGAGTTGCAGGGCGTACCAGCCATGTTCGTTAACGGTAAGTTTATGGTTAACAATGGTGGCCTGGATACCAGCTCGATGGACAACTATGTTCAGCAATATGCTAACGTTGTGAAATACCTGCTGACGCAAAAGTAA
- a CDS encoding serine/threonine protein kinase, translating into MKEPAFNFQNLNPDTILDAIWQTGIRVESGLTALNSYENRVYQFSDEDRKRYVVKFYRPQRWSQEQILEEHQFTAELLADEVPVAAPLALNGQTLHQHDGYLFTVFPSLGGRQYETDNYDQLEWVGRFLGRIHQTGRKSTFAARPTIGLEEYIAEPLQVLEASTLIPGKLKESLLVSVRKLGAILQTCWHTQWQPLRLHGDCHPGNILWRDGPFFVDLDDARNGPAVQDLWMLINGDVQEQRIQWDILLEAYSEFSEFDTHELSLIEPLRAMRMVYYLAWVVRRWQDPAFPASFPWMTDEDFWRRQISLFNEQARLLQEPPLQLMPAFQG; encoded by the coding sequence ATGAAAGAGCCTGCTTTTAACTTTCAAAATTTAAACCCTGATACCATTTTGGATGCGATATGGCAAACCGGTATCCGTGTGGAGTCAGGGCTAACCGCGCTGAACAGCTATGAAAACCGGGTTTATCAGTTCTCAGATGAGGACAGAAAGCGCTATGTGGTAAAGTTTTACCGTCCTCAGCGCTGGTCGCAGGAACAGATCTTAGAAGAGCATCAGTTTACGGCTGAGCTGCTGGCAGATGAAGTGCCCGTTGCAGCCCCTTTGGCATTAAACGGGCAGACATTGCATCAGCATGACGGGTACCTGTTTACTGTATTCCCCAGCCTGGGGGGCCGCCAGTACGAAACGGATAACTACGATCAACTGGAATGGGTTGGCCGTTTCCTTGGGCGTATTCATCAAACCGGGCGTAAGAGCACCTTTGCCGCTCGTCCCACGATAGGGCTGGAAGAATACATTGCGGAACCTCTACAGGTTCTGGAAGCCAGCACGTTAATCCCCGGCAAGTTAAAAGAAAGTTTATTAGTCAGCGTCAGAAAACTTGGCGCTATTTTACAAACGTGTTGGCATACTCAGTGGCAGCCATTGCGGCTGCATGGCGACTGTCATCCTGGGAATATTCTCTGGCGCGATGGGCCATTCTTCGTCGACCTTGATGATGCCCGCAACGGTCCGGCAGTACAGGATCTCTGGATGCTGATCAACGGAGATGTTCAGGAGCAACGCATTCAGTGGGATATTCTGCTTGAAGCCTATAGTGAATTCAGTGAGTTCGATACACACGAATTGTCACTGATTGAGCCTTTACGCGCCATGAGGATGGTTTATTATCTGGCGTGGGTTGTTCGCCGCTGGCAGGATCCCGCATTTCCCGCAAGTTTTCCGTGGATGACGGATGAGGATTTCTGGCGCAGGCAGATTTCCCTTTTTAACGAGCAGGCCAGGCTGTTGCAGGAGCCACCGCTGCAGCTGATGCCCGCATTCCAGGGCTGA
- a CDS encoding YihD family protein, whose protein sequence is MKCHRLNELISLLQPAWQQDPDLNLVQFLKKLADEAGFKQPLDELTDDVLIYHLKMRDSNKNEAIPGLKKDYEEDFKTAILRARGVIKD, encoded by the coding sequence ATGAAATGTCACCGTCTTAATGAATTAATCTCGCTGTTACAGCCCGCCTGGCAACAGGACCCCGATCTCAATTTAGTGCAGTTCTTAAAGAAACTGGCTGATGAAGCAGGATTCAAGCAGCCTCTCGACGAGCTGACTGATGATGTTTTGATTTATCACCTGAAGATGCGCGACAGCAATAAAAATGAAGCCATCCCAGGGCTGAAAAAAGATTATGAAGAAGATTTCAAAACAGCCATTTTGCGTGCGCGAGGCGTAATCAAAGATTAA
- the mobA gene encoding molybdenum cofactor guanylyltransferase MobA — MSISSPTIMTSVTGVILAGGRGSRMRGEDKGLVLYHGKPLYQHVLARLQPQVGKVCISANRNQAVYQQSGLPVITDSLPDFPGPLAGMLAALEKIDTEWAIFASCDTPLLPDDLVARLWQEKKEALAVWARSAGRDHPTLALVHISLAPQLAAFLAGGQRKVMIFLQQTGGCTVCFDDCPEAFININHHQDLLTGVKS; from the coding sequence ATGAGCATCAGTTCCCCGACAATAATGACATCGGTGACGGGCGTCATCCTGGCTGGCGGCCGTGGTAGCCGTATGAGGGGAGAGGATAAAGGATTAGTCCTGTATCACGGGAAGCCTCTTTATCAACATGTATTGGCTCGCTTGCAGCCTCAGGTGGGCAAAGTCTGTATCAGCGCCAACCGCAATCAGGCTGTTTATCAGCAAAGTGGTCTGCCGGTAATAACGGATTCGCTGCCTGATTTCCCTGGCCCATTAGCGGGGATGCTGGCTGCACTGGAGAAGATTGATACGGAATGGGCGATATTTGCTTCCTGTGACACCCCTTTACTGCCAGATGATTTGGTTGCGCGCCTGTGGCAGGAAAAAAAGGAGGCACTCGCCGTATGGGCCCGTTCAGCAGGACGCGATCACCCCACGCTGGCATTGGTACACATCAGCCTCGCTCCACAGCTGGCTGCTTTTTTGGCTGGCGGGCAACGGAAAGTTATGATCTTTTTGCAGCAGACAGGAGGATGTACCGTGTGTTTCGACGATTGTCCTGAGGCATTTATCAATATCAATCACCACCAGGATCTTCTTACCGGAGTAAAAAGCTGA
- the mobB gene encoding molybdopterin-guanine dinucleotide biosynthesis protein MobB has protein sequence MIPLLAIAAWSGTGKTTLLKQVIAILKERGIRAGLIKHTHHDMDIDTPGKDSYELRKAGADQVMVYNPQRWALITETPQQTEPDLSFLVSRMDPSLLDIILLEGFKHEPVAKIVLWRGGDEKRFDELVDEHVIAVASDRELSLSVPHLNINNPVEISDFILAWINVKS, from the coding sequence ATGATTCCTCTCTTAGCTATTGCGGCCTGGAGCGGGACCGGAAAAACAACACTGCTGAAGCAGGTGATTGCTATTTTAAAGGAACGTGGAATACGTGCTGGTTTGATCAAACACACCCATCATGATATGGATATAGATACGCCCGGCAAAGATAGCTACGAATTGCGTAAGGCAGGCGCCGATCAAGTGATGGTTTACAACCCTCAGCGCTGGGCGTTGATCACTGAGACACCGCAACAGACAGAACCCGATCTCTCTTTCCTTGTCAGTCGGATGGACCCTTCCCTGCTGGATATCATTCTGCTGGAAGGCTTCAAACACGAGCCGGTCGCTAAAATTGTTTTGTGGCGCGGGGGAGATGAAAAACGTTTCGATGAGCTTGTTGATGAACATGTTATTGCGGTTGCCAGCGATCGTGAGTTATCACTGTCAGTTCCACATCTTAATATAAATAATCCTGTCGAAATTTCAGATTTTATATTGGCATGGATAAACGTGAAATCATGA